A stretch of the Pseudomonas helvetica genome encodes the following:
- a CDS encoding GNAT family N-acetyltransferase has product MDAPLHICKAGPADAGIISRIVERSIKVGCAADHRNDPKVVAAWTHNKTVEHVQPWLTDPRLYLNLALLDDKPIGVAMAAVSGKVGFCYVLPEWFRRGAGQALIQGLEIWLIEHGFSQARLNSTGTSEEFFQHLGYRRCAETFSVAGLRAVPMSKLLTALP; this is encoded by the coding sequence ATGGATGCCCCACTACACATTTGCAAGGCCGGGCCCGCGGATGCGGGGATTATCAGCCGGATCGTCGAGCGCTCGATCAAGGTCGGGTGCGCTGCAGATCACCGCAATGACCCGAAAGTCGTTGCGGCCTGGACCCACAACAAAACCGTTGAACATGTACAGCCCTGGCTGACCGATCCACGTCTGTACCTGAACCTCGCGCTGTTGGACGACAAGCCGATTGGGGTGGCCATGGCTGCTGTCAGCGGCAAGGTCGGGTTTTGTTACGTCCTGCCGGAATGGTTTCGCCGGGGGGCCGGGCAGGCGTTGATCCAGGGTCTCGAAATCTGGTTGATCGAGCATGGTTTCAGTCAGGCGCGACTCAACAGCACCGGCACCAGCGAAGAGTTTTTTCAGCACCTTGGGTACCGACGCTGCGCAGAAACCTTCAGTGTTGCCGGGCTCAGGGCGGTCCCCATGAGCAAGTTGCTGACAGCACTCCCATAG